One window of Cohnella hashimotonis genomic DNA carries:
- a CDS encoding peptidase U32 family protein produces MEVLTMNGTAAHAAVSAAGKGRRYRLDRPELLAPAGNLEKLKFAVHYGADAVYIGGQSYGLRSNADNFSFEEMREGVEFAARYGAKVFVATNIYAHQEDLPGIAEYLKQLEAAGIAAIITADPAIVETAMAHAPGLEVHLSTQQSTMNWQAVKFWKEVGLPRVVLARETSMEEIREIKDNVDLELEVFIHGAMCSSVSGRCVLSNHFTDRDSNRGGCCQSCRWKYDLHQEHGPVGDPGDHMFTMGSKDLCMIRHIPDLIEAGVDSFKIEGRMKSIHYVASVVGAYRQAIDAYMADPEGYVLRPEWEAEIGKAANRPLNTGFFYSTPGASEHIYEPEEKPAPYDFAAIVREYDPETGIAVVEQRSPFRPNTEVEFVGPGGRSFKQVAGPLSDLDGASVDVARHPLQLLRIRTSEPVAPLDMMRKKIGSF; encoded by the coding sequence GCCGCCGCTATCGGCTGGACCGTCCGGAGCTGCTTGCGCCCGCCGGCAATCTCGAAAAGCTGAAGTTTGCCGTCCACTACGGCGCGGACGCCGTCTATATCGGCGGACAGAGCTACGGCTTGCGTTCGAACGCGGACAACTTCAGCTTCGAGGAAATGCGCGAGGGCGTCGAATTCGCCGCCCGCTACGGCGCGAAGGTTTTCGTGGCAACCAATATTTATGCCCATCAGGAGGATCTCCCGGGCATTGCCGAATATTTAAAACAGCTCGAAGCTGCCGGTATCGCGGCGATCATTACGGCCGACCCCGCCATTGTCGAGACGGCGATGGCGCATGCGCCGGGACTCGAGGTCCATCTTAGCACGCAGCAGTCGACGATGAACTGGCAGGCCGTAAAGTTTTGGAAGGAAGTCGGACTGCCTCGGGTCGTGCTCGCGAGAGAGACGTCGATGGAGGAGATCCGCGAGATCAAGGATAACGTGGACCTTGAGCTTGAGGTGTTCATTCACGGCGCGATGTGCTCTTCGGTATCGGGCCGCTGCGTGCTCTCCAACCATTTTACCGACCGCGATTCCAACCGCGGCGGCTGCTGCCAGTCGTGCCGCTGGAAGTACGACCTGCACCAGGAGCATGGGCCGGTCGGCGATCCGGGCGACCATATGTTCACGATGGGCAGCAAGGATCTGTGCATGATCCGGCATATTCCCGATCTCATCGAGGCGGGCGTGGACAGCTTCAAGATCGAAGGCCGGATGAAGAGCATCCATTATGTCGCTTCGGTCGTGGGGGCCTATCGTCAGGCGATCGACGCTTATATGGCGGATCCTGAGGGCTATGTTCTTCGCCCGGAGTGGGAGGCAGAGATCGGCAAAGCGGCGAACCGTCCGCTCAACACCGGATTTTTCTACAGCACGCCCGGCGCGTCCGAGCATATTTACGAGCCGGAGGAAAAGCCGGCGCCTTACGACTTTGCCGCAATCGTGCGGGAGTACGATCCTGAGACAGGCATCGCGGTCGTCGAACAGCGCAGCCCGTTCCGTCCGAACACCGAGGTCGAGTTCGTCGGACCGGGCGGACGCAGCTTCAAGCAGGTCGCAGGTCCCCTCTCGGACCTGGACGGCGCATCCGTCGATGTGGCCAGGCATCCGCTCCAGCTGCTACGGATAAGGACTTCCGAACCTGTCGCGCCGCTCGACATGATGCGAAAAAAGATCGGCTCTTTCTGA
- a CDS encoding peptidoglycan D,D-transpeptidase FtsI family protein, whose product MNGPVPARIFKLMIALAAVFGVMEARLAWVQLGGGGGSENAAAGLAKQAYRQHSDPLELDSGRGQFVDRDGRPLTGRTIRALAAYPTGGMPRGSDGQLQVLADTLGESADQIGAWLDGIREPLVWKGKTGTVVALTETQERRIVALGLTGVAVVPYVDRYGAEQGRGPALQAIGYTAQDPARLTKLYGKELAAGKARTTDPIGEAGLELSLDRLIRGIGSTFAVATTDGARRPLAGIGMRISGPANPHYPLQVRTTIDLAVQRAAEAALKKHGIKEGAVVVLDVEHADILGMVSLPAFDPAHIGFAGTDERNHALIAVPPGSVFKTVTLAAALEAGVTTLDETFRCAGSYGRYGLNCWLHGGHGVLTVKEAYAESCNVVFAALAERLDPALLAETADKLGLGRQIGWQIGSFVDGKPLRLLGEEQPGAIFATPEAGKDGGVRTGTGIGQRDVRVTPLQAANLVVTLLHGGRVQAPRIATEIRYADGGLLANMPARGAPSEFGRIKPATAAALREAMRAVVTEGTAEQALGANEWPLAGKSGTAELAGKRPALNDQWFVGYGPAKGRPRYAVSVLLENRTAGVRNAAPAVFGDIMDALRLMDRAEAELQERSSRTQKDETARR is encoded by the coding sequence TTGAACGGACCGGTGCCTGCTCGGATTTTTAAACTGATGATTGCGCTGGCCGCGGTCTTTGGCGTAATGGAGGCGAGGCTGGCGTGGGTGCAGCTTGGGGGCGGCGGCGGGAGCGAAAATGCGGCCGCAGGTCTGGCGAAACAAGCCTACAGGCAGCATTCGGATCCGCTGGAGCTGGACAGCGGCCGCGGACAGTTTGTCGACCGCGACGGCCGCCCGCTGACCGGCAGGACGATTCGCGCGCTTGCGGCCTATCCGACAGGCGGTATGCCTCGCGGCTCCGACGGTCAGCTGCAGGTGCTGGCGGATACGCTTGGGGAGAGTGCCGATCAAATCGGCGCATGGCTGGACGGCATTCGCGAGCCGCTCGTATGGAAAGGGAAGACGGGCACGGTCGTCGCACTGACGGAGACACAGGAGCGGCGAATCGTTGCGCTTGGGCTGACCGGCGTCGCCGTGGTGCCCTATGTCGACCGCTACGGCGCGGAGCAGGGGCGCGGGCCGGCACTGCAGGCGATCGGCTATACGGCGCAGGATCCCGCGCGTCTGACGAAGCTGTACGGCAAGGAGCTGGCTGCGGGAAAGGCGAGAACGACCGACCCGATCGGGGAGGCGGGCCTCGAGCTGTCGCTGGACAGGCTGATCCGGGGCATCGGCAGTACCTTCGCGGTCGCGACGACCGACGGCGCGCGGCGGCCGCTCGCCGGCATCGGGATGCGAATCTCGGGGCCGGCGAATCCGCATTATCCGCTTCAGGTCCGAACGACGATCGATTTGGCCGTGCAGCGCGCGGCCGAGGCGGCATTGAAGAAGCATGGCATCAAGGAAGGCGCTGTCGTCGTGCTGGATGTCGAACATGCGGATATTCTCGGCATGGTTTCGCTGCCGGCCTTCGACCCGGCGCATATCGGCTTCGCCGGCACGGACGAACGGAACCATGCGCTCATTGCGGTGCCGCCTGGTTCCGTATTCAAGACGGTCACGCTCGCTGCCGCGCTTGAGGCAGGCGTCACGACGCTGGACGAGACATTCCGCTGCGCGGGATCCTACGGCAGGTACGGCCTGAACTGCTGGCTGCATGGCGGTCATGGCGTGCTGACGGTCAAGGAGGCGTATGCCGAGTCGTGCAACGTCGTGTTCGCCGCGCTCGCCGAGCGGCTCGATCCGGCGCTGCTCGCGGAGACGGCGGACAAGCTGGGGCTCGGACGGCAGATCGGATGGCAGATCGGATCTTTCGTCGACGGCAAGCCGCTGCGCCTGCTGGGGGAGGAGCAGCCGGGCGCGATATTCGCAACGCCTGAAGCCGGGAAGGACGGGGGCGTAAGGACAGGGACGGGCATCGGCCAGCGCGACGTGAGAGTGACGCCGCTCCAGGCGGCCAACCTGGTCGTAACCTTGCTGCACGGTGGTCGCGTGCAGGCGCCGCGGATCGCGACGGAGATCCGATATGCCGACGGCGGGCTGCTGGCGAACATGCCGGCCCGGGGAGCGCCTTCCGAATTCGGGCGCATCAAGCCGGCTACGGCGGCCGCCCTGCGCGAAGCGATGCGGGCCGTTGTCACGGAAGGCACCGCAGAGCAGGCGCTCGGGGCAAACGAATGGCCGCTCGCAGGCAAGTCCGGCACGGCGGAGCTTGCCGGCAAGCGGCCGGCGCTGAACGATCAATGGTTCGTAGGCTATGGTCCGGCTAAAGGCCGTCCTCGCTACGCCGTATCGGTACTGCTGGAAAATCGCACGGCCGGCGTCCGCAATGCGGCGCCGGCCGTGTTCGGCGACATTATGGACGCGCTTCGTCTGATGGATCGGGCGGAAGCGGAGCTCCAGGAACGGTCGTCCCGGACGCAGAAGGATGAAACGGCGAGACGATAA
- a CDS encoding methyl-accepting chemotaxis protein — MKQSWRDRVKSVEWKQGAGTLGGYAKKFGQQMKETKLESPIRSVGVKLFILVFCGILLCVVSLGLFSYSKSRSVIEKKVSESSMETAKQVSGRMDLLLTGYERKSMEFLSDSEFISQVGSAISSTDDFERFDNQRTITTKLSNVMISDNSIAGIFLLPTDPSMAVIGSSNSGGVPDMKENPPAFLDTMKQAAGKVVWVPTMATGITGKQTAPTIAVGRALMNVNSGNPYLLVIELSIKSLQDMLSNVSFGDGSSTYIVAPDGTIVYAADAALMGQKYEYELPDASGEVKIKADGREMLSVGSPSVGSSGWTVVGNIPTSSLVKDAKVIRNLTFLMCGLSVLIAALIGLFIMWTVGKPLGQLRHLMNQGERGNLTVRSTIRQKDEIGQVSDSFNRMMERITELVRQTNQSASEVLETASSLTLASTKTASAAKEIAVATEEIAGGATNLAVESERGSEMTGQIGDKVVSVIDSNLEMGKSAYEVEEAGRKGTQYMAGLMEKTGHTEEMTRSMVDKVDKLKESTGSISKILDVLGNMTKQTNILSLNATIEAARAGAAGRGFMVVADEIRKLADQSRQSIGVVGEIVDRIGQEIDETVSVLSDAYPLFREQIEAVRDANKIFENVQSHMSDFNERLHAATASVSQLEQAQETLTLTMTNVSAVAQQASATSEQVASLSNEQLGISDGLVQLSNKLETVSQQLRQSLSQFTVA, encoded by the coding sequence ATGAAGCAAAGTTGGCGCGATCGTGTCAAGTCGGTGGAGTGGAAGCAAGGAGCCGGCACGCTGGGAGGGTATGCGAAAAAATTCGGGCAGCAAATGAAAGAAACGAAGCTGGAAAGCCCGATTCGTTCTGTCGGCGTGAAGTTATTCATTCTTGTATTCTGCGGGATCCTGCTGTGCGTCGTGTCGCTAGGACTATTCTCCTATTCTAAGTCCCGATCCGTTATCGAAAAAAAAGTGTCCGAATCCAGCATGGAGACGGCCAAGCAGGTATCCGGGCGGATGGACCTGCTCCTTACCGGCTACGAACGCAAGTCGATGGAGTTTTTGTCGGATTCGGAGTTCATCTCCCAGGTCGGCTCGGCCATCTCGTCGACGGATGATTTCGAGCGCTTCGACAACCAGCGGACGATCACGACGAAGCTCTCCAATGTCATGATCTCGGACAATTCGATCGCCGGCATATTCCTGCTGCCGACCGACCCGTCCATGGCCGTGATCGGATCCTCCAATTCGGGCGGCGTGCCCGACATGAAGGAAAATCCGCCTGCGTTTCTCGACACGATGAAGCAAGCGGCCGGCAAGGTCGTATGGGTGCCGACGATGGCGACCGGCATTACCGGCAAGCAGACGGCCCCGACGATCGCGGTCGGCCGCGCATTGATGAACGTCAATTCGGGCAATCCGTACTTGCTTGTCATTGAGCTCAGCATCAAGTCGCTGCAGGACATGCTGTCGAACGTCAGCTTCGGCGACGGAAGCTCGACGTATATCGTCGCACCGGACGGCACGATCGTCTATGCGGCGGATGCCGCTCTGATGGGGCAGAAGTACGAGTACGAGCTGCCGGACGCATCCGGCGAGGTCAAGATCAAGGCGGACGGACGCGAGATGCTCTCCGTAGGTTCTCCATCCGTCGGCAGCAGCGGTTGGACCGTCGTCGGCAACATCCCGACTTCCTCGCTCGTCAAGGACGCGAAGGTCATCCGCAACCTGACTTTCCTCATGTGCGGTCTGTCCGTGCTCATCGCGGCGCTTATCGGACTGTTCATCATGTGGACCGTAGGCAAGCCGCTCGGCCAGCTTCGCCACCTCATGAACCAGGGCGAGCGCGGCAATCTGACGGTGCGCAGCACCATCCGGCAGAAGGACGAGATCGGGCAAGTATCCGACAGCTTCAACCGGATGATGGAGCGCATCACGGAGCTCGTGCGTCAGACGAATCAATCCGCCAGCGAAGTGCTGGAGACCGCAAGCTCCCTGACGCTGGCATCGACGAAGACGGCCAGCGCGGCCAAGGAGATCGCCGTGGCGACCGAAGAGATCGCGGGCGGCGCGACGAACCTGGCCGTCGAATCCGAGCGCGGCAGCGAGATGACGGGACAGATCGGCGACAAGGTCGTCTCGGTTATCGACTCCAACTTGGAGATGGGCAAGTCGGCCTACGAGGTCGAGGAAGCCGGCCGTAAAGGCACGCAGTATATGGCAGGCCTGATGGAGAAGACCGGGCATACCGAAGAGATGACGCGCTCGATGGTCGATAAGGTCGACAAGCTGAAGGAAAGCACCGGTTCGATCAGCAAGATTCTCGACGTGCTTGGCAACATGACGAAGCAAACGAACATTTTGTCGCTGAACGCAACGATCGAAGCGGCCCGTGCGGGCGCCGCCGGCAGAGGCTTCATGGTCGTCGCCGACGAGATCCGCAAGCTCGCCGACCAGTCCCGCCAATCGATCGGCGTCGTCGGCGAGATCGTCGACCGGATCGGCCAGGAGATCGACGAGACGGTATCCGTCCTCTCCGACGCGTACCCGTTGTTCAGGGAGCAGATCGAAGCGGTGCGGGATGCCAACAAAATTTTCGAAAACGTGCAGTCGCATATGAGCGACTTCAATGAGCGCCTCCATGCCGCTACCGCGTCGGTATCGCAGCTCGAGCAAGCGCAGGAGACGTTGACGCTCACGATGACGAACGTCAGTGCCGTGGCGCAGCAAGCATCGGCTACGAGCGAGCAGGTCGCCTCGCTGAGCAACGAGCAGCTCGGCATCAGCGACGGTCTCGTGCAGCTGTCCAACAAGCTCGAGACGGTATCCCAGCAGCTGCGTCAATCTTTGTCGCAGTTCACCGTGGCTTAA